The following nucleotide sequence is from Salvia splendens isolate huo1 chromosome 2, SspV2, whole genome shotgun sequence.
GTTCACATTAGACTATCTTTTGGGTTAAAGTCATCATAGAAATTGCTAAagtagtatatatatagttgCTGATTAAGTCATTACTGTCATTTTTGGCATCTAGTCCTTTGTACTTTGCCTTTTAAGTTATGCTAATCAATACAGTACATTaattattaaatgaaaataaatgattcttgggagttttaactgtGGTAGATGGAGATACTCTgcaaattgtttaattatattTACAGATCGATCTCTGCCCAACTTGCATATTTTGCAGTTTTGCACCATGCTTTATGCCAAACCTCTTTTGCTGTAAAGCTGATttgaaattgtttaatttaacCCTacagaaacaaaaaataaaaatgagttttTGAATGCTTGTTGGGATACTTTGTTAATCATATTCTTGTCTGTTTTAGGTTTCAGCAGAAGTACCCATCCATTGCATGTGATCAGTTATTTGTTTGCTTGTTTGAATCCAATCTTCACGTTTCATTAGTTGGCAACTTCACTGAGTGGGACTACTACAAGTGATATGGAGATACTGAAGTACTTGATgggaatcaagaaaaaaaaaaagataactaACTTTAACTGCTGTTTACTGGCATGATCTCAATGAAGTGTAAAAACAAGACAATATACTGTTTCTGGTAATTTTAATGATAGTATCTTTTACTGAACACTATGCTGAGGGTAGATCTGTCCACAAAATACAGTTGTAGAGTTTCTATTTATAGCATGAATTCAATCTTTCAAGAAGCATATAAGTCACCAGCCCCAAACTCGGATCTGCATCTTCTTCTTGCATCACATCTCCAGCTTGGCTAGTGATCAGTGATAGTAGGAAAAGGCCATGGCTGGAAAGCAAGACGTCGAGAGAGGTGGAGAAGAGAGTAGAGCTCCACTTCTTGCAGCAGAGCCCTCCAAAAAGAGCAGCAATGAGAATAGATGCATGGTGTATCTAAGCACATTTGTTGCAGTTTGTGGCTCTTACGCCTTCGGATCTTGTGTACGTTCTGTCTAATCTTAATTCTCTCATTCGATAAAAGTTTTTTGCTTTGATCATTTGATGAATGTTGTTTTTGCAGATAGGGTATTCTTCACCTACTCAGTCTGCTATCAGAAGAGATGTCAACTTGTCCTTAGCTGAGGTTACTTCAATTTTCAAACTAGGATGTCTTAATTTGAAGTTTCGAGTAGGAAGGATTCAAGATTCGATTTTTATGAATGCAGTACTCTCTGTTTGGCTCCATCTTGAATATTGGAGCAATGATTGGTGCAATCACATGTGGCCAAATCGCGGACAAAATAGGCCGTAAAGGGGTGAGTTTTGTTGGGATCTAACTAATCGCATTCATCATTAAGAATCTTTGATTTACTACAAGTTATTGTGATGAATTGAAATGCAAGCAGGCAATGTTAGTATCAAGTGGAGTCTGTACGATGGGATGGCTATCGATTTACATTGCCGAGGTATCATCCTTTACCACAACTAGAATCTTGTAATAGATTCCGAAAACAAGTTTTTTGATTCTGCAAACTGTGATGATTTCATAGGATGCCCTGCTTCTAGACATTGGAAGATTGGCAACTGGATATGGGATAGGAGTCTTTTCTTATGTGGTAAAACTCATCACGTATTTTAGGATATATACAAAAATTGCAGCAATCTAGATATAGGCTAAATGTTGTCTCTGTTTGGTTACTACTAGGTTCCGGTATTCATAGCTGAGATCGCCCCGAAGGATCTGAGAGGAGCTTTGACAACTATAAACCAGGTGGGAAAACTTGTTTTGGACATATATAGGATTTGTTCCAAGAGTTAAGGTTGTTTCTCATCTTCTTTAACCTTGCAGCTTATGATTGTTACTGGGGTGTCTGTATCCTTCGTCGTAGGCACGTTTATGACATGGAGGAATTTAGCATTAGTAGGTAATAATACTGCACATTCTAGTGATACTTCTTTTATGTATATAATCTGTGTAGGAAACTCACTTGTAAAACTGGTGCAGGCATAGTTCCTTGTGCTGTTCTTCTTGTGGGTCTCAGCGTCATCCCAGAATCCCCGAGATGGCTGGTAAGAATCCAAATTCGCTGCTTCTTGTCTGAGATTAGAAAAACCATAACACAATGGCATTTGTCAAGGCAAGACAAGGAAAACACAAGGAGTTTGAGGCGTCTCTACGCAGACTTAGGGGAAAGGATGCTGATATATCAGCGGAAGCAGCCGAGATTCAGGTATGCAAAAACTCCCAAGTTTCATTTTGATTGATTTTCCacaatgaatatgaatatgagaGTGTATAAATGGACAGGACAATGTAGAAACACTGGAGAGGCTTCCAAAAGCGAAACTGCTAGATCTGTTTCAAAGGCGATATCTCAGTTCACTCATGGTTACTCATTGATCTTCTCTATCTTATATTTACTTCTGTTTCTGTTTTCTCTAACTACCATATGTGAAACAGATTGGAGTAGGACTAATGGTGTTCCAACAGTTCGGAGGAATCAACGGAGTCAGTTTCTACACTAGCAGCATCTTTGAGGCTGCAGGTGAGATATAAACAACGAAGATATATTCTCCACAAAACTGCAATCTGATACAATGTTTCTGTGCAGGATTCCCATCTGACGTTGGAACCATAATCTATGCGGTTCTTCAGGTACCTTGTTGCATCATTAAGTACTAGGATTGAATGAAATCTAAGCGCATTCCATGTGCAGGTGGTAATTACCGCGCTAGCTGCTACTTTTATTGATAGAGCAGGAAGAAAACCTCTTCTAGTGGTGAGTATCAGTTAGCAACAACCAAATGCTGTTTTTCCCATTGTCTTAAATGATTGAATGTAagaaaatcttttttttttccttcaggTTTCTGGATCAGGTCTTTTCCTAGGTTGTCTGTTGCTAGGGAGCTCATTTTATGTGAAGGTAAATATTGATTGTGTGTGCTAGCTTTCTCAATCCTTCCAAAAATAGTTATTCAAGAAATAACATAGTAGCATTCTCAAACAGGAGTATGGTGTAGCATCTGAAGCAGCTCCAGCACTAGCTTTGAGTGGTGTAATGGTAAGTTAAGTTTGTCACTCTTTTTCATGCAACAATTCAAGAATAACATGTTGGGTTTAGGTGTACATAGGGTCTTTCTCAGTTGGAATGGGAGCAATTCCATGGGTGCTCATGTCTGAGGTATGACACCAACAACTCTTCTGAACTATGATTAACTAACATGTTGAAATTGAGAGGTTCTTTGTCATTGCAGATATTCCCACTAAACATCAAGGGAGCTGCAGGAAGCTTTGCCACACTAGTGAACTGGTCTGGTTCATGGGCTTGCTCCTACACTTTCAATTTCCTAATGAGCTGGAGCACCTATGGTAACAAACATTTTGCATCAAAATCAACAGTTATATGTTGCGACTAAAGATCGACTAACAATGATGCAATGTGGATGGGATTATTGCAGGCTCATTCATGCTTTATGCAGCTGTAAATGTACTTGCAGTTGTGTTTGTGATCAAGGTAGTGCCTGAAACCAAAGGGAGAACTCTGGAGCAAATACAGGCAGCAATCAGCTCTTCTTAGAACACTCTAGAAACTTCCTTTTCCCCATCTTTGGACCAAAGAATGGGGTGGGTAATAAACTGAAGAGATGAGAGATGTTGATGCTAGTTATGTTGTTGTATGAAAAGGAAAGAGACAGCAAATTATTTGCTGTATGTTTAACTGTTTTTTGTGATTGAAACATGGAACTTCTCCATATCAATAATGGCTTTTGATTTCCCTttccaaagaaaaagaaaagtataAATATGTATTCCATTTTTTGTAGGAATAATGCCAAGTTCACAGCTGCATCGctcaattttttcaatttccGGTGACTTTTATGTTCAAATCAGGCCACTGATAACAAGTCAATTGAAAATTCAATTGTTCGATTTTTAAAGCCCAACTATATGTTCCATTAGTCttataaaaataaagatattttttcaattttttcttttatggcCCAATTCTTTACGAAGGAACAGAGGGTGAATATGACCATTGACGAATACTAGCAAACACTTTCGCCACGTATgatataataatgataaaaaaaagtgtacGTGTGATATATATGTCCTCTTAAAATATTACTGCAATTTGTTTATGAAATTAGggtattctattttttaaataaaaaactaaaataaataggCATTAATCAATCTAAGGTGAGTTAATGATGGAGTATTAAAGAGGTAAATAAATATACACAAGTCATAGAAGCCTCCGCCTGCAGAAAATTTGCTGGGTAAATTGAATTCGCTGATATGAAGAAGAGCCAACAATCTAAAAGGAAAAGGGTACTGTTTCCCTTTCCCCCTCTTTTTTTTGCTACCGTTTTTCTTCCGAATCTATGCCTGCATTCCGttttatctactttttctctatattttgttcttctttttctttttaggagATTTGCTGTGAACGAAATCCCAATTGCATGTTCTTCTGCGTACTCTACATGTTTGATTAAATGCTAACTATACTTGGTTCTTTTAATTCCTCAAATTGTTGGCCGATGCCTTGTTTGTGTGAGAGGGAGATGGGGGAGGGAAAGAGAGACCTTTTCCCTTCCCTTGATGCTGTTCTTTTTCTGTTTggttgaaaaaaatgaatattctctttttcagttttgatttttgaagaACTCTTGTTTCACATTTCATTGATTTCTGGCTGTTTGACAATGGCTTAATTGTCTTGAAAACCTccaatctaatttttttatgtcCTTATGAGAAAAATTGTTACCTAGTAAAGATTCTTTACTGGCTCACTCCAGACTTGGTGCGGTGTCATTAGATGGCCGGTATCCGAGCTCAGATACACCTCACTGGTTGCCTTTCCATGTCCCCAATATCCGAGCATTGTTCATTTTTACATCATTATTATGGAATTTACATTACTCGGAATCTCGGATGCTTGGCATGTGGAGGGGAACGAAAATATGTATTAGGAGGTGAATCTGAGCTTGAGGCTGCCTGCCATTTGATTGGCATTGCTTGAACTACAGTAATCAGGGCAGAGAATCTATACAAGGAGCAACTGTGGTGGAATGGAACCTTGCCTATACTACACGATTAGGATGTTACGATTTGCGTATACTTATTTGAATCACTAGCCGGTGTGATATGGAACCGAGTAGTTATGAAGTCGAATTCAAGTAGGTTTTGGTGGTCTTACTTGTGATCCAATGGTTCCACAGCATGAACCACAAACAAACTGTGATGATCCCGGCTGACCTCTGCAAGTGCCCTTTGGCCCTTGAGTAAAAATGGTTGTTACTTATTTCTCAAAACTTTGTTACACGAGATGTGGCACATTGAGAGCATAGTAGTTTGTTGAGTTCAAGGGATCAGGGCCCAGGCTTTTTTTCCTTAGTTGAGACATCTGTCTTTCTTGGTCGTAATTCAATCTCAAGTTGACTGATTAAATGCAGATTTCTTGATTTTTAATGTCCTGTTTCTTTGAGCTGATAATGCTTTGTTGTGACAGCAATCAATAAGTGGTAATGCTTTGGTTGACCTATGGAGTGCACAATGCGCGGAATGTTTCAAGTGGAGGCTGATTCCTACTGAGGAAGAGTTTGAAGAAATCAGAAGCAAATTCAGTGAGGACCCTTTTTTCTGCAGCAAGAAACCAGGTGTTTCATGCGATGATCCAGCTGATATAGAACGCGATGAAACCCGCACTTGGGCCATTCACAAGCCCGGCATTCCAAAAACCCCTTTCGGGTTCAAGAGGACATTGGTAATGCGGAGGGATTTATCTAAAATGGACTGCTATTATGATGCTCCCAATGGCAAGAAATTGAGGGCCTTGACTGATGTTAGCAAGTTCTTGGATAAGTTTCCGGAGTTCAAAAAGAACATCTCACCTGCTGATTTCAGTTTTACAAGTCCTAAGCTCGTGTAGGAGACAACGTCTAAGATAACAGCGAACCGAGGCTGACATCAACGGGGTTCTTTAGTCTGTTTGAGCTGCAATTTGTGTTTTCCATTTGTTCATAGTGGGGGAGAAAGAGTTGTTCCAGATTTCGGTTCTGACATAGATGTGCATACTTGGTGAATGTATGTTGCATTTGCAATTATGGTACTGttatttgttgttatttttatgaattgaaattggaattggatgtattttttgttgaaatgcAGGCTaagtaaaaaatgacaaaaaacaaaaaatttacaaaaatatactccacaagcattattatttattagttatcctcatgtattttgttttccaTGTCCCAAGTTCTAAGGGATATCAACATCCTTTAAACAAAAATGAGTGCTCAAACCTC
It contains:
- the LOC121781432 gene encoding sugar transporter ERD6-like 7, producing the protein MAGKQDVERGGEESRAPLLAAEPSKKSSNENRCMVYLSTFVAVCGSYAFGSCIGYSSPTQSAIRRDVNLSLAEYSLFGSILNIGAMIGAITCGQIADKIGRKGAMLVSSGVCTMGWLSIYIAEDALLLDIGRLATGYGIGVFSYVVPVFIAEIAPKDLRGALTTINQLMIVTGVSVSFVVGTFMTWRNLALVGIVPCAVLLVGLSVIPESPRWLARQGKHKEFEASLRRLRGKDADISAEAAEIQDNVETLERLPKAKLLDLFQRRYLSSLMIGVGLMVFQQFGGINGVSFYTSSIFEAAGFPSDVGTIIYAVLQVVITALAATFIDRAGRKPLLVVSGSGLFLGCLLLGSSFYVKEYGVASEAAPALALSGVMVYIGSFSVGMGAIPWVLMSEIFPLNIKGAAGSFATLVNWSGSWACSYTFNFLMSWSTYGSFMLYAAVNVLAVVFVIKVVPETKGRTLEQIQAAISSS
- the LOC121781442 gene encoding methyl-CpG-binding domain-containing protein 4-like: MKKSQQSKRKRQSISGNALVDLWSAQCAECFKWRLIPTEEEFEEIRSKFSEDPFFCSKKPGVSCDDPADIERDETRTWAIHKPGIPKTPFGFKRTLVMRRDLSKMDCYYDAPNGKKLRALTDVSKFLDKFPEFKKNISPADFSFTSPKLV